A single region of the Gossypium arboreum isolate Shixiya-1 chromosome 12, ASM2569848v2, whole genome shotgun sequence genome encodes:
- the LOC108479167 gene encoding protein CHROMATIN REMODELING 4 isoform X3, whose protein sequence is MKDISSLNSKMINRNWVLKRKRRKLPCGPSLANGKEENLLSESPRSSSAKRRLKGEISTDQSSSKKKGNDGYYYECVICDLGGNLLCCDNCPRTYHLQCLDPPLKRIPMGKWQCPKCCKKNDSLKPITHLDSISKRARSKTIKTKAQTGIKSPTTEKVSRIFGTSIIAKKRSSSSKGKSDVAQGVDTLKKEPETSHIDVPSTPKPSVTSIGGAEEGGASCVNVDDEKTPVASPTGSSAERKLTPVAGGSSCMNVDDGMKPVASPTGSSAERKLTPVAGEVLSHSKSTNSEKNDEAPEAKHELSCDNESPTDKVVLAIGVATRKDRKRKQKVSDEASQKKRKSDKGKRTVSTSKKKGSKANNIGPGTSKTHQKQKQKPVNHGVSASLSKDDDGSKNFDTQKKDELSEGAEQQSDELDKGILNPPLRCEDSVPAELLQVDRVLGCRVQGDNASILHHASAALSEDMLSDDFVIAVNPSRLSEENSVCDIDSDTVTAENLTEGCPKTLKGSDKESTKNDVRVDKMNVYRRSVTKKCKGGDSLDLLNKDTKDSDCAIINGKDQDESVVSVEDSGKRNEKTVVEELTADVNVKSHGATEAPKVCETPAKTKEMGAEMKIRSSVENKVQEPAVTESACSKEETVSYEFFVKWVGMSHIHNSWISESQLKILAKRKLENYKAKYGTTVINICEEKWKKPQRVISLRVTNNGREAFVKWTGLPYDECTWERLDEPVLQQSSHLINLFEQFERQTLEKDATKDEARAKGEQQHDIVTLADQPKELKGGSLFPHQLEALNWLRRCWHKSKNVILADEMGLGKTVSAVAFISSLYFEFKATLPCLVLVPLSTMPNWLAEFSLWAPDLNVVEYHGCAKARAIIRQYEWHASDSNELSRKTASYKFNVLLTTYEMILVDSSHLRGVPWEVLVVDEGHRLKNSGSKLFSLLNTFSFQHRVLLTGTPLQNNIGEMYNLLNFLQPASFPSLSSFEEKFNDLTTAEKVEELKKLVAPHMLRRLKRDAMQNIPPKTERMVPVELSSIQAEYYRAMLTKNYQILRNIGKGVAQQSMLNIVMQLRKVCNHPYLIPGTEPESGSLEFLHEMRIKASAKLTLLHSMLKVLYREGHRVLIFSQMTKLLDILEDYLTIEFGPKTYERVDGSVSVADRQTAISRFNQDKSRFVFLLSTRSCGLGINLATADTVIIYDSDFNPHADIQAMNRAHRIGQSNRLLVYRLVVRASVEERILQLAKKKLMLDQLFVNKSGSQKEVEDILRWGTEELFIDSSSGKDSGEGNNNKEDALVDTDHKHRKRVGGLGDVYQDKCTDGSNKIVWDESAILKLLDRTNLQSGPTDAEGDLENDMLGSVKSVEWNDETTEEPGGGESPPAVADDILEQTSEKKEDNVLNGTEENEWDKLLRVRWEKYQSEEEAALGRGKRQRKAVSYREAYTPHPNETTTEQSGGEEEKEPETEPERDYTPAGRALKAKYTKLRARQKERLARRNAIEEVRPSEGFPGLESVAQCPSINGREGDHVNQSDQQSDKDKCLIIDLEDDKHAQSLDEPKNKDDSILRLGRLSKHKTSGQLDLSVNPLHQSSPDMILPSSNHQGTSYNQSLPSNNLLPVLGLCAPNASQFDSFHKNFSRSNCRQSRPGTGPEFPFNLAPTTGASIEKEAKGQETTLDKFKLQDSPPEVLQRLKIGNQDSWLPFNPYPSASSQGKIFDRLESSGASSSDFQEKMPLPNLPFDEKLLPRFSLPTKGMMTSHHDLLPSLSLGSRLDAVTESVQDLPTMPLLPNLKYPPQDVPRYNQQERDMPPTLGLGQLPPISSFPENHRRVLENIMMRTGSGNLYKKKSKVEGWSEDELDFLWIGVRRHGRGSWDAMLRDARLRFSKYKTSEDLAARWEEEQLKILDGPAFPVPKFPKLTKTTKPSSLFPSIPDGMMTRALQGSRFVAPSKFQTHLTDMKLGFGDLASSLPHFELSDQLGLQNDSFPPIPTWNPDKSRANFSGDSVAGPSDRPGPSVSVPGEKPFFLNSFGASNLGSSLNCSSSPDLHRKEDDYGSMKHGKLPSVLDKSLNMLRDSLNNGGNGESASSGFLSDPNKGLNLSYSKGKEVAGNSSSKNKLPHWLREAVSTPAKPPDPDLPPTVSAIAQSVRVLYGEDKPTIPPFVVPGPPPPQPKDPRHSLKKKKKRKSHIFRQVLPDTAGSSSLSPACSIPLAPPFQLLPQSVTGTAGLPLIESDYSRSPRNLSMMNTSSSSAYLIPPKKSSMGLSPSPEVLQLVASCVAPGPHLSLTSGMTNSSLHDGKLALPKSVNEVGYPDSLGVSVKGKAKLSPTIDVQDQSPEERQDEPDCGDSSKTESDHSRPEQPDVEEISSEGTVSDHPVSEHEAGIQE, encoded by the exons ATGAAAGACATTAGTTCATTGAATAGTAAAATGATTAACCGAAACTGGGTCCTGAAGCGCAAACGAAGAAAGCTTCCGTGTGGTCCATCCCTAGCCAATGGTAAAGAAGAAAACTTATTATCAGAATCTCCAAGGAGTTCTTCAGCTAAGCGTAGGCTGAAAGGTGAAATTAGTACCGACCAGTCATCATCtaaaaaaaagggaaatgatgGG TACTACTATGAATGTGTTATTTGTGATCTTGGTGGGAACTTGTTGTGTTGTGATAACTGTCCCAGGACCTATCATCTACAATGCCTTGATCCACCTCTTAAG CGCATCCCAATGGGAAAGTGGCAATGCCCAAAGTGCTGTAAGAAGAACGATTCACTCAAGCCCATTACTCATCTGGATTCAATTTCCAAACGAGCAAGATCAAAAACTATCAAGACAAAAGCTCAAACTGGAATAAAGTCACCTACTACTGAGAAAGTGTCCCGGATTTTTGGAACATCCATTATTGCAAAGAAAAGATCATCCTCTAGTAAAGGAAAATCTGATGTAGCTCAGGGAGTGGATACTTTGAAAAAGGAACCAGAAACCTCTCATATAGATGTACCTTCTACCCCTAAACCAAGTGTTACATCCATTGGTGGTGCTGAGGAAGGTGGTGCTTCTTGTGTGAATGTTGATGATGAGAAGACTCCTGTTGCATCTCCAACAGGTTCATCTGCTGAAAGGAAGTTAACTCCTGTAGCTGGTGGTTCATCATGTATGAATGTTGATGATGGAATGAAGCCAGTTGCATCTCCAACAGGTTCATCAGCTGAAAGGAAGTTAACTCCTGTAGCTGGTGAGGTTTTGTCTCATTCTAAGAGTACAAACTCAGAGAAAAATGATGAAGCACCTGAAGCGAAGCATGAATTGTCTTGTGATAATGAGTCTCCCACAGACAAAGTTGTTCTTGCAATTGGTGTAGCCACAAGGAAAGACAGAAAAAGAAAGCAGAAAGTCAGCGATGAGGCAAGTCAAAAGAAGCGTAAGAGTGATAAGGGTAAGCGTACTGTCAGTACTTCTAAAAAGAAGGGGTCCAAAGCAAATAATATTGGCCCTGGAACTAGTAAAACTCATCAGAAACAGAAACAGAAGCCTGTTAACCATGGGGTTTCTGCATCTTTGTCAAAGGATGATGATGGGAGCAAGAATTTTGATACTCAGAAAAAAGATGAG CTTTCTGAGGGTGCAGAGCAGCAGTCCGATGAGTTAGATAAAGGAATTCTCAATCCCCCGCTGAGATGTGAAGACAGTGTTCCTGCCGAACTTCTGCAG GTTGATCGAGTTCTAGGCTGTCGGGTTCAAGGTGATAATGCTAGTATTTTGCATCATGCATCTGCAGCACTTTCAGAGGACATGCTTTCTGATGATTTTGTAATTGCAGTAAATCCAAGCAGACTTTCAGAGGAGAATTCTGTTTGTGATATTGATTCAGATACAGTAACTGCTGAAAATCTTACTGAGGGTTGCCCTAAGACTCTGAAAGGTTCTGATAAAGAAAGCACAAAGAATGATGTCAGAGTGGATAAAATGAATGTATATAGAAGGTCTGTCACTAAGAAATGCAAAGGAGGGGATTCTTTGGACTTATTGAACAAAGACACTAAGGATTCAGATTGTGCAATCATAAATGGTAAGGATCAAGATGAATCCGTGGTAAGTGTAGAAGATTCAGGAAAAAGAAATGAGAAAACTGTAGTAGAAGAGTTGACTGCTGATGTTAATGTGAAAAGTCATGGTGCCACTGAAGCTCCAAAAGTTTGTGAAACGCCTGCTAAAACGAAAGAGATGGGTGCAGAAATGAAAATACGTAGCAGTGTTGAAAATAAAGTCCAAGAACCTGCTGTGACTGAATCAGCATGTTCTAAAGAGGAGACGGTCTCATATGAATTTTTTGTTAAATGGGTGGGGATGTCCCATATCCATAATAGTTGGATTTCTGAATCCCAGCTGAAAATTCTGGCGAAGAGAAAACTAGAAAATTATAAGGCCAAATATGGGACAACTGTGATAAATATCTGTGAGGAAAAGTGGAAGAAGCCTCAGCGAGTTATTTCTCTCCGTGTTACAAATAATGGCCGGGAAGCTTTTGTGAAGTGGACTGGTCTTCCATATGATGAATGCACTTGGGAAAGGTTAGATGAACCTGTTCTTCAGCAATCTTCTCATCTAATTAATCTGTTTGAACAGTTTGAACGTCAAACATTGGAAAAAGATGCTACTAAGGATGAAGCTAGGGCAAAGGGTGAGCAGCAGCATGATATTGTTACTTTGGCAGATCAACCTAAAGAATTGAAGGGAGGCTCTCTATTTCCCCATCAGCTTGAAGCACTTAACTGGCTGCGTAGATGTTGGCATAAATCCAAAAATGTTATACTTGCTGATGAAATGGGGCTTGGAAAAACTGTATCTGCTGTTGCCTTTATTTCGTCACTTTATTTTGAGTTTAAAGCTACTCTGCCATGTCTAGTGCTGGTTCCACTTTCTACTATGCCTAACTGGCTTGCTGAGTTTTCATTATGGGCTCCTGATTTAAATGTTGTGGAGTATCATGGTTGCGCCAAAGCAAGAGCCATCATTCGCCAGTATGAATGGCATGCTAGTGATTCGAATGAATTGAGTAGGAAAACAGCTTCGTACAAATTTAATGTTCTTTTAACTACTTATGAAATGATTCTTGTGGACTCATCTCATTTGCGTGGTGTTCCTTGGGAAGTTCTTGTGGTTGATGAGGGTCATCGCTTGAAAAATTCAGGAAGTAAGCTGTTTAGCTTGCTCAACACATTCTCTTTCCAGCATCGTGTTCTATTGACTGGAACCCCGCTCCAGAATAACATTGGTGAGATGTATAACTTGCTTAATTTCTTGCAGCCAGCTTCCTTCCCTTCTTTATCTTCGTTTGAGGAGAAATTTAATGATCTCACAACTGCGGAAAAGGTCGAAGAATTAAAGAAACTTGTTGCTCCTCATATGCTTCGAAGACTTAAAAGGGATGCCATGCAAAATATTCCCCCTAAAACTGAACGAATGGTGCCTGTTGAACTGTCATCCATTCAAGCTGAATACTACCGTGCAATGCTAACTAAGAACTACCAGATATTACGGAATATTGGGAAGGGGGTTGCACAGCAGTCAATGTTAAACATTGTGATGCAACTGAGAAAGGTTTGTAATCATCCATATCTCATACCAGGTACTGAGCCTGAGTCTGGATCACTAGAGTTTCTTCATGAAATGCGTATAAAAGCTTCAGCCAAGTTGACTCTTTTGCATTCCATGCTTAAAGTCCTATATAGAGAAGGCCATAGAGTTCTTATCTTTTCACAAATGACTAAGCTTCTTGATATCCTTGAGGATTATTTAACCATAGAATTTGGCCCTAAAACATACGAGAGAGTTGATGGCTCTGTTTCAGTTGCTGATCGTCAAACAGCGATATCAAGGTTCAACCAAGATAAAAGTCGATTTGTCTTCTTGCTATCAACACGTTCTTGTGGTCTTGGTATCAATTTGGCAACAGCTGACACTGTTATAATTTATGATTCTGATTTCAACCCACATGCTGACATCCAAGCTATGAATCGGGCACATCGAATTGGACAATCAAACAGACTTTTAGTATACAGGCTTGTAGTTCGTGCCAGTGTGGAAGAGCGGATCTTGCAACTTGCTAAAAAGAAGCTAATGCTTGATCAGCTGTTTGTCAACAAGTCTGGATCCCAAAAGGAAGTAGAAGACATTCTGCGATGGGGAACGGAAGAACTCTTCATTGATTCTTCTAGTGGGAAAGATTCAGGTGAAGGTAATAACAATAAAGAAGATGCATTAGTGGATACAGATCATAAGCACCGGAAGAGGGTTGGTGGTCTCGGAGATGTGTACCAAGACAAATGTACTGATGGCAGCAACAAGATTGTGTGGGATGAAAGTGCAATTTTGAAATTGCTTGATCGTACAAACCTTCAGTCTGGACCAACTGATGCCGAGGGGGATTTGGAAAATGATATGCTTGGCTCAGTAAAG TCTGTTGAATGGAATGATGAAACAACAGAAGAACCAGGGGGAGGTGAATCTCCTCCAGCTGTTGCTGATGATATTTTGGAGCAGACTTCTGAGAAGAAAGAAGATAATGTGCTAAATGGTACTGAAGAAAATGAATGGGACAAACTTTTGCGTGTGAG GTGGGAGAAATATCAAAGTGAGGAGGAAGCAGCCCTTGGTAGAGGGAAGCGACAAAGGAAAGCCGTCTCCTATAGAGAGGCATATACTCCACATCCCAATGAGACAACGACCGAG CAGAGTGGCGGGGAAGAAGAGAAGGAACCAGAAACAGAGCCAGAGCGGGATTATACACCAGCAGGACGGGCTCTTAAAGCAAAGTA TACTAAACTCCGTGCTCGACAAAAAGAACGGCTTGCTAGGAGAAATGCAATTGAAGAAGTTCGTCCCAGTGAGGGATTTCCTGGACTTGAGTCGGTAGCACAGTGTCCTTCCATCAATGGAAGAGAAGGGGATCATGTTAATCAATCTGATCAACAGTCAGATAAAGATAAGTGTTTGATAATTGACTTGGAGGATGATAAACATGCTCAATCATTAGATGAACCAAAGAACAAAGATGATTCAATTTTAAGGCTTGGGAGGCTGTCAAAACATAAAACAAGTGGACAATTGGATCTTTCTGTCAACCCTCTTCACCAGTCTTCTCCTGACATGATCCTTCCAAGTAGCAATCATCAAGGCACAAGCTATAACCAATCTCTACCTTCCAACAACTTGTTGCCAGTTCTTGGGCTTTGTGCTCCCAATGCTAGTCAGTTTGACTCATTTCATAAAAACTTCTCAAGATCAAATTGTCGGCAAAGCAGGCCAGGAACTGGACCAGAGTTTCCATTCAATTTAGCTCCAACTACAGGAGCTTCAATTGAGAAAGAAGCAAAAGGTCAAGAGACTACCTTGGACAAATTTAAATTGCAAGATTCACCTCCCGAAGTTTTACAACGTCTTAAAATTGGAAACCAAGATAGTTGGCTCCCGTTTAACCCG TATCCTTCTGCTTCTTCACAAGGAAAAATTTTTGATCGATTAGAAAGTTCTGGTGCTAGTTCTTCTGATTTTCAGGAAAAGATGCCACTGCCTAATTTACCTTTTGATGAGAAATTGCTTCCTCGGTTCTCCCTTCCTACCAAAGGCATGATGACATCACATCATGACCTATTGCCTAGCTTATCTTTAGGGAGTAGGCTTGATGCTGTGACTGAGTCAGTGCAAGACCTTCCTACAATGCCATTGCTGCCCAATTTAAAATATCCTCCACAAGATGTGCCTAGGTACAATCAGCAAGAGAGGGACATGCCTCCAACATTGGGTTTGGGTCAGTTGCCTCCCATTTCTTCTTTTCCTGAAAACCATAGGAGGGTGCTTGAAAATATTATGATGAGGACTGGATCTGGGAACTTGTATAAAAAGAAATCGAAGGTAGAGGGCTGGTCAGAGGATGAACTGGATTTTCTCTGGATTGGTGTTCGTAGACACGGACGAGGTAGTTGGGATGCCATGCTTAGAGACGCCAGGCTAAGATTTTCAAAGTACAAAACTTCAGAAGATTTGGCAGCTAGGTGGGAGGAGGAGCAACTTAAAATTCTGGATGGGCCAGCTTTTCCAGTTCCAAAATTCCCCAAGCTAACGAAAACCACCAAACCTTCTTCCTTGTTTCCAAGCATTCCTGATGGAATGATGACGCGGGCACTGCAGGGTAGTAGATTTGTTGCACCCTCAAAATTTCAAACTCACCTGACTGATATGAAGTTGGGGTTTGGAGATCTAGCTTCTAGCCTGCCTCACTTTGAGCTATCAGACCAACTTGGTTTGCAAAATGATAGTTTTCCCCCTATTCCAACATGGAATCCTGACAAATCTCGTGCAAACTTTTCTGGAGATTCAGTTGCTGGGCCCTCTGATAGGCCAGGGCCATCTGTGAGTGTACCTGGTGAGAAACCTTTTTTTCTCAATTCCTTTGGAGCCAGCAACTTGGGTTCAAGTTTGAATTGCTCCAGTAGCCCTGATTTACACAGGAAGGAGGATGATTATGGTTCAATGAAGCATGGGAAGTTGCCTAGTGTTCTTGATAAATCGCTAAATATGTTACGTGATTCCCTCAATAATGGTGGAAATGGTGAATCTGCCAGCTCTGGGTTTCTCTCCGATCCAAATAAAGGGCTGAATCTTTCTTATTCAAAGGGAAAAGAAGTAGCTGGAAATAGTTCTTCCAAGAACAAGTTACCTCACTGGCTTCGtgaagctgttagtactcctgcAAAACCTCCAGATCCTGATCTACCACCAACTGTTTCAGCAATAGCTCAGTCAGTTCGTGTATTGTATGGAGAAGATAAGCCTACCATTCCCCCATTTGTGGTACCTGGGCCCCCTCCTCCTCAACCAAAGGACCCGAGACACAgtctaaaaaagaaaaagaaacggaAGTCGCACATCTTCAGGCAGGTCCTACCGGACACAGCTGGAAGTAGTAGTCTCTCTCCGGCATGCTCAATTCCGTTGGCACCACCATTTCAATTGCTTCCACAATCAGTTACTGGAACTGCAGGGCTTCCTTTGATTGAATCTGATTACAGCAGGTCTCCTCGTAACTTAAGCATGATGAATACATCATCTTCATCGGCGTATCTTATTCCACCAAAGAAATCAAGCATGGGATTATCCCCGTCCCCTGAAGTGCTTCAACTAGTAGCATCTTGTGTTGCTCCAGGGCCACACTTGTCATTAACTTCTGGCATGACAAATTCTAGCTTACATGATGGCAAACTTGCATTGCCAAAATCTGTTAACGAAGTTGGATATCCAGATTCACTAGGTGTATCTGTCAAAGGGAAAGCTAAACTGAGCCCGACCATTGATGTCCAGGATCAATCTCCAGAGGAGAGGCAAGATGAACCTGATTGTGGGGATTCTAGCAAGACTGAGTCAGATCATTCTCGACCTGAACAACCTGATGTAGAGGAAATATCATCAGAAGGCACTGTGTCAGATCATCCTGTGAGTGAGCATGAAGCTGGTATACAGGAGTAA